One region of Candidatus Desulfatibia profunda genomic DNA includes:
- a CDS encoding transposase: MARPWRIEFEGALYHILARGNQRQDIFLNDADRRLFLDTLGQMASRYDIDIYAYVLMGNHYHLLLKTHNANLSKAMQWFGTTYTRRFNIGHNCSGHLFQGRFKSFIVQNDAYLTQLSCYIHRNPLRAGIVQRLADYHWSSYLVYAYRKKAPKWLNIGLILSQFGIKDPHQAYRRKVKNYSNEERSLFEDLRYGLFLGTNSFADTLKKQFVKTTLQSDLPQQVKLVKDLDTETTPEKLAQALNCRVDNFRKSLRISKADKMNRDLMLYLLWNSGIFTNRQIGELLGLSYSSVSRRAAMVRKSIQRDEVLLNKVQQLNALIKV; encoded by the coding sequence ATGGCTAGACCGTGGCGAATTGAATTTGAAGGTGCTCTGTATCATATCCTTGCACGAGGCAATCAAAGGCAGGATATTTTCCTAAATGATGCTGATCGTCGCCTTTTTTTGGACACCCTTGGCCAGATGGCGTCCCGGTACGACATCGACATTTATGCCTATGTATTGATGGGCAATCATTATCACCTTTTGTTAAAAACCCATAACGCCAATCTATCAAAAGCCATGCAGTGGTTTGGAACCACTTACACGCGGCGATTCAATATCGGTCACAACTGTTCCGGCCATTTATTTCAGGGCCGTTTTAAAAGTTTCATCGTTCAAAATGATGCTTACCTGACGCAGCTTTCCTGCTACATTCATCGAAATCCGCTTCGAGCGGGGATTGTTCAGCGGCTGGCCGATTATCATTGGAGCAGCTACCTGGTGTATGCTTACAGGAAGAAAGCTCCCAAGTGGCTCAATATCGGTTTGATCTTGTCGCAATTTGGCATCAAAGATCCTCATCAAGCTTATCGAAGAAAGGTAAAAAATTATTCTAATGAAGAACGGTCTCTGTTTGAAGATTTGCGATACGGACTATTTTTGGGGACAAATAGCTTTGCCGATACGCTCAAGAAACAATTTGTAAAAACTACCCTGCAGTCGGACCTTCCCCAGCAAGTGAAGTTAGTCAAGGATCTTGATACTGAAACGACCCCAGAGAAACTTGCACAGGCACTTAATTGTCGCGTGGATAACTTTAGAAAGTCATTACGCATTTCCAAGGCAGATAAAATGAACCGGGATCTGATGCTTTATCTTTTATGGAATTCCGGGATTTTTACAAACCGGCAAATTGGCGAGTTGTTAGGGCTGTCGTACTCATCTGTGAGCAGGCGTGCAGCCATGGTAAGAAAAAGCATCCAAAGGGATGAAGTTTTGCTGAATAAAGTTCAGCAACTAAATGCTTTAATCAAGGTCTGA
- a CDS encoding IS110 family transposase, with translation MKAYAGIDLHSSNNYLGIIDDNDKRLYGKRIPNELSRVLMALEPFKDRLVGVVVESTYNWYWLVDGLMEHGYNLHLANPAAIKQYGGLKHTDDKWDSFWLAHMLRLNILPEGYIYPREHRPVRDLLRRRLLFVRHRTAHILSLQSMITRNLGFKMSNNEIKKLKETDAENLFDSPNLVFMAKNSLSAIDFLKKIIRSIEKEVKSQVKLRKEFVLLQTIPGVGNILALTIMLEVGDIHRFAKVGNYSSYCRCVKSQRLSDGKKKGENNKKNGNKFLAWAYVEAANFAARYNTKAHSFYQSKKAKTNGIVAIKALSNKIARASYYIMRDQVPFDEGMLFK, from the coding sequence ATGAAAGCTTATGCCGGAATCGATTTACATTCAAGCAATAATTACCTTGGCATTATCGATGATAATGACAAAAGGCTTTATGGCAAACGCATACCGAACGAATTAAGTCGTGTGTTGATGGCTCTGGAGCCGTTTAAAGATCGGCTTGTGGGGGTTGTTGTTGAATCGACTTATAATTGGTACTGGCTGGTAGACGGACTGATGGAACATGGATACAACCTCCATTTGGCCAATCCCGCAGCGATAAAGCAATATGGAGGACTTAAACATACCGATGATAAGTGGGATTCCTTCTGGCTGGCCCATATGTTGCGGTTAAACATATTGCCCGAGGGGTATATTTATCCAAGGGAGCATCGGCCGGTAAGGGATTTATTGCGGCGCAGACTTTTATTCGTCCGGCACCGAACAGCTCACATTTTGAGTCTGCAAAGTATGATCACCAGAAACCTGGGGTTTAAGATGTCAAACAATGAAATTAAAAAACTCAAAGAAACGGATGCCGAAAACCTGTTTGATTCTCCCAATTTAGTGTTTATGGCCAAAAACAGTTTATCCGCAATAGATTTTTTAAAAAAGATCATCAGGAGTATTGAAAAAGAAGTAAAGTCTCAGGTCAAGCTACGTAAAGAGTTTGTACTGCTGCAGACAATTCCCGGGGTTGGAAATATTCTGGCGCTGACCATCATGCTGGAGGTAGGGGATATCCATCGTTTTGCGAAAGTCGGTAATTACTCTTCATATTGTCGGTGTGTAAAAAGCCAAAGGCTTTCTGATGGCAAGAAAAAAGGTGAGAACAACAAAAAGAACGGCAATAAGTTTTTAGCCTGGGCCTATGTAGAAGCCGCCAACTTCGCTGCCCGGTATAATACTAAGGCCCATAGTTTTTATCAAAGCAAAAAAGCCAAAACCAACGGTATCGTTGCGATTAAGGCTTTGAGCAACAAGATCGCCAGAGCATCCTATTACATCATGCGTGATCAGGTGCCGTTTGATGAAGGGATGCTCTTTAAATAA